A section of the Cuniculiplasma divulgatum genome encodes:
- the lysW/argW gene encoding alpha-aminoadipate/glutamate carrier protein LysW/ArgW, with amino-acid sequence METECNVCGGSLQVPDDVIKGEIVSCPDCGVEYEVSEIRDGNPVLRAAEEIREDWGE; translated from the coding sequence ATGGAAACAGAGTGTAATGTTTGTGGCGGGTCGCTGCAGGTTCCCGATGATGTAATAAAAGGCGAGATTGTGAGTTGCCCGGATTGCGGAGTTGAGTATGAGGTTTCAGAAATACGTGATGGAAACCCTGTCCTGAGGGCAGCAGAGGAAATAAGGGAAGACTGGGGCGAATGA